A single region of the Paenibacillus sp. genome encodes:
- the accD gene encoding acetyl-CoA carboxylase, carboxyltransferase subunit beta: protein MGFRNCFCEVCLVIRDWFSHKRKYATIPSPNAKHDIPEGLMNKCPKCGHIQFSKEVEKNLKVCTSCGHHHKLNALERVELTMDEGRLFEYDADMVSEDPLDFPGYAKKLQQQQEKSGLLDAVVTGEGTIGGFPVVLCVMSFDFFSGSMGSVVGEKITRAIERATQKKYPLIIFSTSGGARMQESILSLMQMAKTSAALEKHSEQGGLFISVFTDPTLGGVSASFAMLGDIILAEPGAIVGFAGRIVIEQTIRQKLPDNFQTAEFNLAHGQVDKVVHRKDMRQTLIQLLDMHAAKGETTHAG, encoded by the coding sequence ATGGGATTTCGAAATTGCTTCTGTGAGGTGTGCTTGGTGATAAGAGATTGGTTTTCCCACAAACGGAAATACGCAACGATTCCCTCGCCGAATGCGAAACATGACATTCCCGAAGGATTAATGAATAAATGCCCCAAATGCGGCCACATTCAATTCAGCAAAGAGGTCGAAAAGAACCTCAAGGTGTGCACCTCCTGCGGTCATCACCATAAGCTGAACGCTTTAGAGCGCGTCGAGTTGACGATGGATGAGGGCCGTCTTTTTGAGTATGATGCCGACATGGTGTCCGAGGATCCGCTCGACTTCCCGGGGTACGCGAAGAAGCTGCAACAGCAGCAGGAGAAGAGCGGCCTGCTCGACGCGGTCGTCACCGGCGAAGGGACGATCGGGGGCTTTCCTGTCGTGCTGTGCGTCATGAGCTTCGACTTTTTCAGCGGCAGCATGGGGTCGGTCGTCGGGGAGAAAATTACCCGGGCGATCGAGCGCGCGACGCAGAAGAAATACCCGCTCATCATTTTCTCCACGTCCGGCGGCGCCCGGATGCAGGAGAGCATTTTGAGCTTGATGCAAATGGCCAAAACGTCCGCGGCGCTCGAGAAGCACAGCGAGCAAGGCGGTTTGTTCATCTCGGTGTTCACGGATCCGACGCTTGGCGGCGTATCCGCGAGCTTCGCGATGCTCGGGGACATCATCCTCGCCGAGCCGGGCGCGATCGTCGGCTTCGCCGGCCGCATCGTCATCGAACAAACGATTCGCCAAAAGCTGCCGGACAATTTCCAAACCGCCGAGTTTAACCTGGCCCACGGCCAAGTCGATAAAGTCGTGCATCGCAAGGATATGAGGCAGACGCTGATCCAGCTCCTCGATATGCACGCCGCGAAAGGGGAGACGACGCATGCCGGGTGA
- a CDS encoding glutamate decarboxylase: MWTVIYIAPTAKIAERIRQKLTEEGFLVQVRPINLTKQQFEILVPEGEVNDVQEVLTAILHM; encoded by the coding sequence ATGTGGACGGTCATCTATATCGCGCCCACGGCAAAGATCGCGGAACGCATCCGACAGAAACTGACGGAAGAGGGGTTTCTCGTCCAAGTTCGGCCGATTAACTTGACGAAACAGCAATTCGAAATTTTAGTCCCCGAAGGGGAAGTGAACGACGTGCAGGAAGTGCTCACCGCGATTCTGCATATGTAG